In Candidatus Stygibacter australis, the DNA window ACAAATTGGAAATTTTAAAAAATTCCATAATTAAAATGTGGGAATTAATCACGCCTGATATAAATATTGATTTTGAAGAATATTCTGAGCAAAATGAGGGCTTTTTTGATTATAAAAATTTATTCAAAAATAAAACTTTTATTGAAAAAATTTCACGAAATATTAAATCTAATTATCTTAGGTTGATTAGAAGAAATGATGACGATAAGTTTTCTCAAATCTATCAATCGTATGATATTTGATGTATTTATTGCTTATAAAAAACTACTACTTACCCGAAAAGAAGGGCATGTCAGCAGCTAGCCTTAAGCATCATGCGTATTCATGCTGAAACTACCATGAATTAATAGAAGAAGGTTAAAAATGTTCAAAATCGTGACAGATTTTTGGGTATTTTTTTTTGGCGGGTTCATTTGTGCCTTTAGAAGGAATTGTCTATAATGTCAATTCGATTGATGGCTCTGATAATGCCAGCGGGCAATCACCGAATACTGCCTGGGAGACAACAGTTGTGGCATGTTTGTAATATACATTATTAATAGGAGAATAAATGAAGATATACTTTGCTGGGCCTCTTTTCAATGAAGCTGAAAGATCATTCAATGAATCTTTAACAATTAAACTAGAAGAAATTGGATTTGAAGTTTTTTTACCGCAAAGAGATGGAATTGAGAAAGAAAGAGAATCATTGGATAAAACAAGAAAGGATGAAAAACGAAAAAGGATGTTCAAACTGGATAGAGATATGATATTAGAATGTGATATTTTTCTTTTCATTCTTGATGGTAGAATTCCTGATGAAGGAGCTTGTGTTGAACTTGGTATTGCGTATTGTCAAAAATTCTTAACAAAGAGCAAAAAAATGTTAATCGGTCTTCAAACAGATTCAAGAGCAGCTTTCATTGGCTCTAAACTAAATCCAATGTTAAAAGTTCCACTTGACTATATAATGGATAGTAGTGATAGTCTCATTGCTTTTTTAAAGCTCAAAGCGAAAAATTGAAAAAATGATTCGGCTAACAAGCGTGTCGTCGATTTGATCTGTTCATTTACGACGTCCCGATAAATCGGGATGATTCCGCCGCACATGCAAAACATTAGCGGCACATATAAGAATCTGGAGGGATCTTGGTTAAGAATTACATCAAAATAGCAATTCGAAGTATAAAGAAGCAACCGTTATTTTTTCTGATCAATGTTTTTGGATTAGCTATTGGACTGGCTTGTTAAATCTTAATTCTGATGTGGGTACGTGATGAATTAAGCTTTGATAGATTCAACAAAAATTATGATAACATTTACCGGATCACTTCGGAAATTCAGTTAGAATCAATTACACCATTCGGTATGCACGATGCTTTGATAGGAGATATACTAGTCGAAAAACTGCCGGAAGTGTTAGAATCAGCTACATGTACAAGTTGGGGACAAACAGACATTTCCT includes these proteins:
- a CDS encoding nucleoside 2-deoxyribosyltransferase domain-containing protein, which encodes MKIYFAGPLFNEAERSFNESLTIKLEEIGFEVFLPQRDGIEKERESLDKTRKDEKRKRMFKLDRDMILECDIFLFILDGRIPDEGACVELGIAYCQKFLTKSKKMLIGLQTDSRAAFIGSKLNPMLKVPLDYIMDSSDSLIAFLKLKAKN